Proteins co-encoded in one Flavivirga eckloniae genomic window:
- a CDS encoding DoxX family protein, which produces MGRIKTLNKWANAHTYLPLDLLRIALGVFLFIKGISFMADSAMLMELFKPIQNLAGGMIVIHYVAPAHFIGGVLIACGLLTRWTIIAQLPILIGAIVINFAGEMDKNNLFLAVMTFFVCLFFLIYGSGKNSLDYYFKMQK; this is translated from the coding sequence ATGGGAAGAATAAAAACGCTTAACAAGTGGGCAAATGCGCACACGTATTTACCCCTTGATTTACTACGTATTGCTCTTGGTGTCTTTTTATTTATTAAGGGCATTAGTTTTATGGCAGACAGTGCCATGTTGATGGAATTATTTAAGCCAATACAGAATCTGGCCGGTGGTATGATTGTTATTCATTATGTTGCTCCTGCTCATTTTATTGGAGGGGTTTTAATTGCTTGCGGACTGCTTACCAGATGGACCATTATTGCGCAACTCCCCATTTTAATTGGTGCTATTGTTATAAACTTTGCAGGAGAAATGGATAAAAATAATTTGTTTCTAGCTGTTATGACTTTCTTTGTTTGTCTCTTTTTCTTGATTTATGGTTCTGGCAAAAATTCCCTGGACTATTATTTTAAAATGCAGAAATAA
- a CDS encoding DUF3352 domain-containing protein has translation MKKKNILTILGLLLVSYALYLVYTFYIDTNDNIKSIYLVPKDAVYIIETQKPIDNWNAISKSDIWKHLNTNAYFNNLSESLNKLDTIFKQEESTFKRFGDREILISSHIYTPGKYDFLYIIDLQKIAKLDILKDHLNTIVNSDFKVSKRKYHEHQITEIEDIKTRKTLYISFIQNQMIVSYTHTLVEASIDQYAEPVIGRNLNYIDVSSAVGYNDMFRLYFQYEYLDDFIKVFSNNSGSLGKTLSSSLEFSGFSFDLDDNTIVANGITNSKDDANAYLKALQGSGKGARSISEIAPKQTAVYLSFSFSSFNEFHNNFESIQKENPEQFKSYLDGIEKVENFLKIDLKENFFSWIDDEVALLQLHSTVSQSKKDVAIVLKANDTEKAKENLDFILEQIRKRSPVKFKEVNYKGYPINFMSIKGFFKLLVGNLFKEIDKPYFTIIEDYVVFSNHPNTLKSIVNSYTNKETLDTFEAYTDFNDKFNSKCSVFAYINAPYLYNSAYNFVDASTKKQLKTNKDYFICFPQIGVQLTPDEGFFESKIVVDYEDPDIVKTKYTFADTSAPTKTTTLPQIMEITEENLNKETVFNIPEIFPSDLTAKEFVKKYANGKVRFSVELKDGLKHGDYNEYYKNGKLKISGKYTRDEQNGVWRVYNFEEDVVYKKRF, from the coding sequence ATGAAAAAAAAGAACATCTTAACCATTCTAGGCCTACTTCTCGTTAGTTATGCACTTTATCTAGTTTATACATTTTATATTGATACTAACGACAATATAAAATCTATTTATTTGGTTCCTAAAGACGCCGTTTACATCATAGAAACCCAAAAGCCAATTGATAATTGGAATGCCATAAGCAAAAGTGATATTTGGAAACATTTAAATACCAATGCTTATTTTAACAACCTTTCGGAAAGTCTGAATAAACTAGATACTATTTTTAAACAGGAAGAGAGTACTTTTAAACGATTTGGAGATAGGGAAATACTAATATCTTCCCACATTTACACGCCAGGGAAATATGATTTTCTTTATATAATCGACTTACAAAAAATAGCCAAACTCGATATCTTAAAAGATCATTTAAACACCATTGTTAATAGTGATTTTAAGGTAAGTAAGCGTAAATACCATGAACATCAAATAACAGAAATTGAGGATATAAAAACCCGCAAAACGCTTTACATTAGCTTTATACAAAACCAGATGATAGTGTCTTATACGCATACACTGGTTGAAGCTTCTATCGATCAATATGCAGAGCCTGTAATTGGAAGAAACCTTAATTATATAGATGTAAGCAGTGCAGTTGGGTATAACGATATGTTCCGTTTATATTTTCAATATGAATATTTAGACGATTTTATTAAAGTATTTTCAAATAACTCAGGGTCGCTTGGGAAAACTCTAAGCAGTAGTTTAGAATTTAGTGGTTTTAGTTTTGATTTGGACGATAACACCATCGTAGCAAATGGTATTACAAACTCTAAAGATGATGCAAACGCTTATTTAAAAGCACTGCAAGGTTCTGGAAAAGGTGCACGAAGCATAAGTGAAATTGCACCAAAACAAACAGCGGTTTATTTGAGTTTTTCGTTTAGCAGCTTTAACGAGTTTCATAATAATTTTGAATCTATCCAAAAAGAAAACCCAGAACAATTTAAAAGCTATCTAGACGGTATAGAAAAGGTTGAAAACTTTTTAAAAATCGATTTAAAGGAAAACTTTTTTAGTTGGATAGATGATGAAGTGGCACTACTCCAACTCCATTCTACCGTATCTCAATCTAAAAAGGATGTTGCTATAGTTTTAAAAGCTAATGACACCGAAAAGGCTAAAGAAAATTTAGACTTTATTTTGGAACAAATACGAAAACGCAGCCCTGTAAAATTTAAAGAGGTTAATTACAAAGGCTACCCTATAAATTTTATGTCTATTAAAGGTTTTTTTAAGCTACTCGTAGGTAACTTATTTAAAGAGATCGACAAACCCTACTTTACCATAATTGAGGATTATGTGGTGTTTAGCAACCATCCCAATACCTTAAAAAGTATTGTTAATAGTTATACCAACAAAGAAACCTTAGACACGTTTGAAGCTTATACCGACTTTAACGATAAGTTCAATAGCAAGTGTAGTGTTTTTGCATACATTAATGCGCCTTATTTGTATAATAGCGCATATAATTTTGTAGACGCTAGTACCAAAAAACAATTAAAAACAAATAAAGACTATTTTATTTGTTTTCCACAAATTGGGGTTCAACTAACTCCAGATGAAGGCTTTTTTGAAAGTAAAATAGTTGTCGATTATGAAGATCCTGACATTGTAAAAACCAAATACACATTTGCAGATACGAGTGCACCGACAAAAACAACTACTCTTCCGCAAATAATGGAAATCACCGAGGAAAACTTAAATAAAGAGACTGTTTTTAATATTCCTGAAATTTTCCCATCAGATTTAACAGCAAAGGAATTTGTTAAGAAATATGCTAACGGAAAAGTTAGATTTTCGGTAGAACTTAAAGATGGACTAAAGCATGGAGACTATAACGAATATTATAAGAACGGGAAACTAAAAATCTCTGGTAAATATACCAGGGATGAGCAAAATGGTGTTTGGCGTGTTTATAATTTTGAAGAAGACGTTGTATATAAAAAGCGGTTTTAA
- a CDS encoding acyl-CoA carboxylase subunit beta: protein MDINFNKNEDHNKLLLSELNKRLVKVSLGGGKKRIEKLHAKGKMTARERIDFLLDTNSKSIEIGAFAGEDMYAEHGGCPSGGVVIKIGYIKGKQCIVVANDATVKAGAWFPVTGKKNLRAQEIAIENKLPIIYLVDSAGVYLPLQDEIFPDKEHFGRIFRNNAVMSSMGITQIAAVMGSCVAGGAYLPIMSDEALIVDKTGSIFLAGSYLVKAAIGETIDNETLGGATTHCEISGVTDYKAKNDKDALNTIKNIIDKIGDYDQAGFNRSGSKKPLENPEDIYGILPKSRADQYDMYEIIKRLVDDSEFDEYKAGYGQTIITCYARIDGWAVGIVANQRKLVKTKKGEMQFGGVIYNDSADKATRFIANCNQKKIPLVFLQDVTGFMVGSKSEHGGIIKDGAKMVNAVSNSVVPKFTIVIGNSYGAGNYAMCGKAYDPRLIVAWPSAELAVMSGNSAAKVLLQIEKASLEKSGEKITPEKEAELYNKIKDRYDNQVSPYYAAARIWTDAIIDPLDTRNWISMGIEAANHAPIEKKFNLGVLQV from the coding sequence ATGGATATCAACTTCAATAAAAACGAAGATCACAATAAACTCTTACTTTCTGAATTAAACAAGCGCCTGGTTAAGGTTAGTCTGGGCGGTGGAAAAAAACGTATTGAAAAGCTTCATGCCAAGGGAAAAATGACCGCTAGAGAGCGTATTGATTTTCTTTTGGATACTAATTCTAAATCAATTGAAATTGGTGCTTTTGCAGGCGAAGATATGTATGCAGAACACGGTGGCTGTCCTTCTGGTGGTGTGGTTATAAAGATTGGCTACATTAAAGGTAAGCAATGTATAGTTGTTGCTAATGATGCTACTGTTAAAGCGGGTGCTTGGTTTCCTGTAACCGGGAAAAAGAATTTACGCGCCCAGGAAATAGCTATTGAAAATAAACTACCTATTATATATTTAGTGGATTCTGCCGGAGTGTATTTACCGCTTCAGGATGAAATTTTTCCTGATAAGGAGCACTTTGGACGTATCTTTAGAAACAATGCCGTTATGAGCAGTATGGGAATTACTCAAATTGCTGCTGTTATGGGAAGCTGTGTGGCCGGTGGTGCCTACTTACCTATTATGAGCGATGAGGCTTTAATTGTTGATAAAACCGGAAGTATATTTCTTGCCGGTAGCTATTTGGTAAAGGCAGCTATTGGCGAAACTATCGATAATGAAACTTTAGGGGGTGCTACTACGCATTGCGAAATTTCGGGTGTAACCGATTATAAAGCTAAAAATGATAAAGACGCCTTAAATACCATAAAAAATATTATTGATAAGATTGGGGATTATGATCAGGCTGGTTTCAATCGCTCAGGTTCAAAAAAGCCATTAGAAAACCCTGAGGATATTTATGGTATTTTACCAAAATCGAGAGCCGATCAATACGATATGTATGAGATTATTAAGCGGTTGGTAGATGATTCTGAATTTGACGAATATAAAGCTGGTTACGGACAAACCATTATAACTTGTTACGCCAGAATAGATGGTTGGGCCGTTGGTATTGTTGCTAATCAGCGTAAATTGGTTAAAACCAAAAAGGGTGAAATGCAGTTTGGTGGTGTTATTTATAACGATAGTGCCGACAAGGCTACACGCTTTATAGCAAATTGTAACCAGAAAAAAATTCCATTAGTGTTTTTACAAGATGTTACAGGTTTTATGGTAGGTAGTAAAAGTGAACATGGCGGTATTATTAAAGATGGGGCTAAGATGGTGAATGCCGTTAGTAATTCTGTAGTGCCTAAGTTTACTATTGTTATCGGAAATAGTTATGGTGCTGGTAATTATGCCATGTGTGGCAAGGCTTACGATCCTAGATTGATTGTAGCTTGGCCAAGTGCAGAACTTGCCGTAATGAGCGGTAATTCGGCAGCCAAAGTATTACTACAAATCGAGAAAGCTTCTTTAGAAAAATCGGGTGAAAAAATTACTCCCGAAAAAGAAGCCGAACTATACAATAAAATTAAAGACCGATACGATAATCAAGTATCTCCATACTATGCTGCTGCCCGTATCTGGACTGATGCCATCATCGATCCTTTAGATACTCGTAATTGGATTAGTATGGGAATTGAAGCTGCTAATCATGCTCCTATAGAGAAAAAGTTTAACTTAGGCGTATTACAAGTATAA
- a CDS encoding NADPH-dependent FMN reductase — MKNIISFAGSNSKNSINVKLAAYASGLVENANVNFLDLNDFELPLYGMDYEIEHGIPDNAHKFLEAIKSSDGIVLSLAEHNGAYSAVFKNLFDWMSRIEGKTFFGKPMLLMATSPGGRGGASVLSISQDRFPRHDANIVEVFSLPSFGDNFVEGKIADEALNSELKGKVIAFQKAL, encoded by the coding sequence ATGAAAAACATTATATCATTTGCAGGAAGCAATAGCAAAAATTCAATAAATGTAAAATTAGCGGCCTATGCTTCAGGCTTGGTAGAAAATGCAAACGTTAATTTTTTAGATTTAAACGATTTCGAATTACCACTGTATGGTATGGATTACGAAATAGAACATGGTATTCCAGATAACGCACATAAATTTTTAGAAGCGATTAAATCATCAGACGGGATAGTATTATCTTTAGCGGAGCATAATGGAGCTTATTCAGCAGTATTTAAAAATCTGTTTGATTGGATGTCTAGAATTGAAGGAAAAACATTTTTTGGTAAGCCTATGTTACTAATGGCAACGTCACCAGGAGGTAGAGGAGGAGCTTCTGTTTTGAGTATATCGCAAGATAGATTCCCACGCCATGATGCTAATATTGTAGAAGTGTTTTCATTGCCGTCATTTGGTGATAATTTTGTAGAAGGTAAGATTGCAGATGAAGCATTAAATTCAGAATTGAAAGGTAAGGTGATTGCATTTCAAAAGGCACTGTAG
- a CDS encoding MarR family winged helix-turn-helix transcriptional regulator, whose translation MGDFSKDINSKFPNNRIKALLNIVYTASWINSYQNDFFKSYGISPQQYNILRILNGAKEPLKVQVIKDRMLERSPNATRLMDKLCAKDYIERLPSEHDRRVVKIVITDEGKKLLKAIPNTINKDLIKNLSEEEAEQLSNLLDKMR comes from the coding sequence ATGGGAGATTTCTCTAAAGATATTAATTCAAAGTTTCCAAATAATAGGATTAAGGCTTTGTTGAACATTGTTTATACAGCAAGTTGGATAAATAGTTATCAAAACGATTTCTTTAAATCATATGGAATTTCTCCACAGCAATACAATATATTAAGAATACTAAATGGAGCTAAAGAACCTTTAAAAGTTCAGGTGATCAAGGATAGAATGTTAGAGCGTTCTCCTAATGCAACCAGATTAATGGATAAATTATGTGCTAAGGATTATATAGAAAGGTTGCCATCTGAGCATGACAGACGTGTTGTTAAAATTGTAATTACAGACGAAGGAAAAAAGCTATTAAAGGCTATACCAAATACAATTAATAAAGATTTAATAAAAAACTTAAGTGAAGAGGAAGCAGAACAATTAAGCAATTTGCTAGATAAAATGCGATAA
- a CDS encoding pirin family protein yields the protein MKLNTIKLVGRSDFVNMGPIQLRQPLPGRNIDMVDPFILLHHYGPYEISEENNPFDLGPHPHRGFEPITFLIQGEQLHRDSLGNESVVKSGDVQWTTAGRGIIHAEAPTKAFVQKGGVLEGIQLWLNLPAEKKMIPANYQHEKNESFNVITSQDGKVNIQVIAGELENNYGRIRTQTPVNAFMIDVEADGEHFVKVPETHQSMLYLLHGDVVVNDSENLKDDEKQIIQFNQDGDGFSVKGNKASKLLFLSGEPFNEEVTTYGPYVMNTQTEIMEAMRDYQMGKMGFLPAN from the coding sequence ATGAAGTTAAACACGATAAAATTAGTAGGGAGAAGCGATTTCGTAAATATGGGACCCATACAATTGAGGCAGCCATTACCAGGTCGAAATATAGATATGGTAGACCCTTTTATACTATTACACCATTACGGACCTTATGAGATTTCGGAAGAGAATAATCCTTTCGATTTAGGGCCACATCCACATCGCGGATTCGAACCCATTACCTTTTTAATTCAGGGCGAACAATTACACAGAGATTCCTTGGGAAACGAAAGTGTGGTTAAATCAGGTGATGTGCAATGGACAACTGCCGGAAGAGGTATTATTCACGCCGAAGCCCCAACAAAGGCATTTGTGCAAAAAGGCGGTGTGCTTGAAGGGATTCAATTGTGGTTGAATTTACCGGCAGAAAAGAAAATGATTCCGGCTAATTATCAGCATGAAAAAAATGAGAGTTTTAATGTTATCACATCTCAGGATGGAAAGGTTAACATTCAAGTTATTGCAGGTGAGTTAGAAAACAATTACGGAAGGATTAGAACACAAACTCCTGTAAACGCCTTTATGATTGATGTTGAAGCGGATGGCGAACATTTTGTTAAAGTGCCAGAAACACATCAGTCTATGTTGTATTTATTACACGGCGATGTTGTTGTTAACGATTCTGAAAACCTAAAAGATGATGAAAAGCAAATCATTCAGTTTAATCAAGATGGTGACGGTTTTTCTGTAAAAGGAAATAAAGCAAGCAAGCTATTATTCCTTTCTGGTGAGCCTTTTAATGAAGAAGTAACAACTTACGGTCCTTATGTTATGAACACCCAAACAGAAATCATGGAAGCCATGCGCGATTACCAGATGGGTAAAATGGGGTTTCTTCCTGCGAATTAA
- a CDS encoding pirin family protein, producing the protein MKTIIHKSDTRGYANHGWLKSHHTFSFAGYQDAERMNFGALRVLNDDVVEPEMGFGTHPHKNMEIISIPLKGALSHKDSMGNKRAIEVGEIQVMSAGTGLTHSEFNDSKTDDVNFLQLWIIPEEMGVTPNYEQRKFDTSAQKNKLQTVVAPKDKLEGDALPISQQAYIYRTDLEAGNSISLTVKNENNGLYIFVVEGSIAVEGNTLENRDAVGVWGTDATKITSNENSKVIIVEVPMTF; encoded by the coding sequence ATGAAAACAATAATCCATAAATCAGACACCAGGGGATATGCCAATCATGGTTGGTTAAAATCACATCATACATTTAGTTTTGCAGGCTATCAAGATGCAGAACGCATGAACTTCGGAGCACTGCGTGTGCTTAACGACGATGTTGTAGAACCAGAAATGGGTTTTGGAACACATCCGCATAAAAACATGGAGATTATCTCTATTCCATTAAAAGGCGCACTATCGCACAAAGACAGCATGGGAAATAAACGTGCCATTGAAGTAGGAGAGATACAGGTAATGAGTGCTGGTACAGGTTTAACACATTCTGAGTTTAACGATAGTAAAACTGATGACGTTAACTTTTTGCAACTTTGGATCATACCAGAAGAAATGGGTGTGACGCCTAATTATGAGCAAAGAAAATTCGATACGTCAGCTCAAAAGAATAAACTACAAACAGTAGTAGCTCCAAAAGATAAGTTAGAAGGAGATGCGTTACCCATAAGTCAGCAAGCATATATTTACAGAACCGATTTAGAAGCAGGTAATTCTATATCGTTAACAGTTAAAAATGAAAACAATGGACTCTATATATTCGTGGTTGAAGGAAGTATTGCTGTAGAAGGAAACACACTGGAAAACCGAGACGCTGTAGGGGTATGGGGTACAGATGCAACCAAAATAACTTCGAATGAAAATTCTAAGGTTATTATTGTTGAAGTTCCAATGACATTTTAA
- a CDS encoding CAL67264 family membrane protein: MAMNKNTVLAWATWIMIFVGFGLIGLGAFRYDDVAGWGFAAVGVGFFANAWVFNALKGRV; the protein is encoded by the coding sequence ATGGCAATGAATAAAAACACAGTGTTAGCATGGGCGACATGGATTATGATTTTTGTAGGATTCGGACTGATTGGTCTGGGAGCCTTTAGGTATGATGATGTAGCAGGATGGGGCTTTGCCGCTGTAGGCGTTGGTTTCTTTGCTAATGCATGGGTGTTTAATGCCTTAAAAGGAAGAGTTTAA
- the ettA gene encoding energy-dependent translational throttle protein EttA — MSDDKKVIFSMSGLTKTFQGANTPVLKNIYLSFFYGAKIGILGLNGSGKSTLLKIIAGVDKNYQGDVTFLQDYSVGFLEQEPKLDDNKTVMEVVREGAAETVAILDEYNKINDMFGLEEVYSDPDKMEKLMNRQAELQDQIDAANAWELDTKLEIAMDALRTPDGDKKISVLSGGEKRRVALCRLLLQEPDVLLLDEPTNHLDAESVHWLEHHLAQYKGTVIAVTHDRYFLDNVAGWILELDRGEGIPWKGNYSSWLDQKSKRLAQESKTASKRQKTLERELEWVRQGAKGRQTKQKARLKNYDKLMSQDQKQLDEKLEIYIPNGPRLGTNVIEATGVSKGYDDKLLYDDLNFNLPQAGIVGVIGPNGAGKTTIFRMIMGEETPDKGEFKVGETAQIAYVDQSHSNIDPEKTIWQNFSDEQELVMMGGKQVNSRAYLSRFNFSGNEQNKKVKLLSGGERNRLHLAMTLKEEGNVLLLDEPTNDLDVNTLRALEEGLENFAGCAVVISHDRWFLDRICTHILAFEGDSQVYFFEGSFSDYEENKKKRLGGDLMPKRIKYKKLVR, encoded by the coding sequence ATGAGTGACGATAAGAAAGTGATTTTCTCTATGTCTGGTTTAACCAAGACATTCCAAGGAGCAAATACACCAGTATTAAAAAATATTTATTTAAGCTTCTTCTATGGAGCTAAAATCGGAATTTTAGGTCTTAACGGTTCTGGTAAATCTACATTGTTAAAAATTATAGCGGGCGTAGATAAAAATTATCAAGGAGACGTAACCTTTTTACAAGATTATTCCGTTGGTTTTTTAGAGCAAGAACCAAAACTTGACGATAACAAAACCGTAATGGAAGTGGTACGAGAAGGCGCAGCCGAAACCGTAGCTATTCTTGACGAGTATAACAAGATTAACGATATGTTTGGTTTGGAAGAAGTGTATTCCGATCCGGACAAAATGGAGAAGCTTATGAACCGTCAGGCAGAGCTTCAAGACCAGATCGACGCTGCCAATGCATGGGAACTCGATACCAAACTGGAAATTGCCATGGATGCCTTGCGTACTCCCGATGGTGATAAGAAAATTAGTGTGCTTTCTGGAGGAGAAAAACGTCGTGTAGCCTTATGTCGTTTACTTTTACAAGAACCAGACGTATTATTATTAGATGAGCCTACCAACCATTTGGATGCCGAATCGGTACACTGGTTAGAGCATCACTTAGCACAATATAAAGGAACAGTAATCGCAGTAACACACGATAGATACTTTTTAGATAACGTAGCAGGCTGGATTTTAGAACTAGATAGAGGAGAAGGTATTCCGTGGAAAGGAAACTACTCATCTTGGTTAGATCAAAAATCAAAACGATTAGCACAAGAAAGTAAAACCGCTTCTAAACGTCAAAAAACCTTAGAACGCGAGCTAGAATGGGTAAGACAAGGCGCCAAAGGGCGTCAAACCAAGCAAAAAGCACGTTTAAAGAACTACGATAAGTTGATGAGTCAAGATCAAAAACAACTTGACGAAAAACTGGAAATATACATTCCTAACGGTCCACGATTAGGAACTAACGTTATTGAAGCTACAGGTGTTAGTAAAGGTTACGACGATAAATTGTTATACGACGATTTAAACTTCAATTTACCACAAGCTGGAATTGTTGGTGTTATTGGACCAAATGGAGCTGGTAAGACCACTATTTTTAGAATGATAATGGGAGAAGAAACTCCGGATAAGGGCGAGTTTAAAGTTGGTGAAACAGCTCAAATAGCTTATGTAGATCAAAGCCATTCTAACATAGATCCAGAAAAAACAATTTGGCAAAACTTCAGCGATGAGCAGGAGCTGGTTATGATGGGAGGAAAGCAAGTGAATTCACGAGCCTATCTAAGTCGTTTTAATTTCTCAGGAAACGAACAAAACAAAAAAGTAAAATTACTTTCTGGTGGGGAAAGAAACCGTTTGCACTTGGCTATGACATTGAAGGAAGAAGGCAATGTGTTGCTTTTGGATGAACCAACAAACGACCTTGATGTGAATACATTACGAGCTTTAGAAGAAGGTCTGGAAAACTTTGCGGGTTGTGCTGTAGTAATATCGCACGACAGATGGTTTTTAGATAGAATATGTACCCATATTTTGGCTTTCGAAGGTGATTCTCAGGTGTATTTCTTTGAAGGTAGCTTTAGTGATTATGAAGAAAACAAAAAGAAACGTCTTGGTGGTGATTTGATGCCAAAACGAATTAAGTATAAGAAATTGGTGCGGTAA
- a CDS encoding LytR/AlgR family response regulator transcription factor — MIKIGIIDDEVLARKVLEDYCSKIDNFELVLSTGNPLEFINFAQQNDVDLIFLDIEMPELNGIEILSAMINPPKVILTTAYSEYALESYNYGVLDYLLKPIKIERFLKAINKVSASNIIQTKEHTGNEELQIKHDGMPVNISFKSILYIQSFGNYLKIFTDSRMYLISETLINMTSLLSENFQRTHKSYIANLNRVTKATRTHVLIEDKKVPVSAMYKVIVFKKMEALR, encoded by the coding sequence ATGATTAAAATTGGCATCATAGACGATGAGGTACTGGCGCGTAAAGTGTTAGAAGATTATTGTTCTAAAATTGACAATTTTGAACTAGTATTAAGTACCGGGAACCCGCTTGAATTCATCAATTTTGCTCAACAAAATGACGTTGATCTCATTTTTCTTGATATAGAAATGCCAGAGCTTAATGGCATTGAAATTTTGAGTGCTATGATAAATCCTCCTAAAGTTATATTAACTACGGCTTATTCTGAGTACGCGTTGGAAAGTTATAATTATGGTGTGTTAGATTATTTATTGAAACCCATAAAAATTGAACGTTTTTTAAAAGCAATAAACAAAGTTTCAGCTTCAAACATCATACAAACTAAAGAACATACCGGTAACGAAGAGCTTCAAATAAAACATGATGGTATGCCTGTTAATATTTCATTTAAATCCATTCTGTATATTCAGAGTTTTGGAAATTATTTAAAAATCTTTACAGATTCAAGAATGTACCTTATCTCTGAAACGCTCATTAATATGACCTCTTTGTTATCTGAAAATTTCCAACGTACACATAAATCATACATTGCCAATTTAAACAGAGTTACAAAAGCAACCAGAACACATGTATTAATTGAGGATAAAAAAGTTCCCGTAAGTGCGATGTATAAGGTTATTGTTTTTAAGAAAATGGAAGCTTTAAGGTAG
- a CDS encoding sensor histidine kinase: protein MKNTILLNVGAFLLVAILEVLSMWAAKDNFDTEYSFYMHGLKYTIIIMVIIWINHFVFIPFVLDKRYYFLYGILLIGIIFIGSYIRGYVHGWNTVSKMFFFLIYTTGTGMAAFFLRRSMIIQKEKSEKEKLQKEMELNYLKQQVNPHFLFNSLNSIFSLSRQQSPETPDLVMQLSELMRYQLESSKKDTVLLKEELEFIENYLLLEEKRLSKRCDIEFLIEGDLLNLRIAPMLLIPFVENAVKHGAQITNEQSNIDITVSINNSTLHFCVINSKPSMISESERKGMGLENVKRRLNLLYPNAHVLEIDDTEKTYCVNLSIDLTI, encoded by the coding sequence TTGAAAAATACCATACTACTTAATGTTGGAGCCTTTTTATTGGTTGCTATACTTGAAGTATTAAGTATGTGGGCAGCCAAGGATAATTTTGATACGGAATATTCCTTTTACATGCATGGGCTTAAATATACCATAATCATCATGGTGATTATTTGGATCAACCATTTTGTTTTTATCCCTTTTGTTTTAGACAAGAGATACTACTTTTTATATGGCATACTGCTAATTGGGATCATTTTTATTGGTTCTTATATAAGGGGATACGTCCACGGATGGAATACCGTTTCTAAAATGTTTTTCTTTCTTATTTATACGACCGGAACCGGTATGGCTGCTTTCTTTTTAAGAAGAAGTATGATCATCCAAAAAGAAAAAAGTGAAAAAGAAAAATTACAAAAAGAGATGGAGCTTAACTATTTAAAACAGCAAGTAAATCCCCATTTTTTGTTTAACTCATTAAATAGTATTTTTTCACTCTCCAGGCAGCAATCACCAGAAACTCCCGATCTGGTGATGCAACTCTCAGAACTAATGCGATATCAATTAGAAAGTTCTAAAAAAGATACTGTTCTGTTAAAAGAAGAGCTCGAGTTTATAGAAAATTATTTATTACTTGAAGAAAAACGGCTTAGTAAACGGTGTGATATTGAGTTTTTAATTGAAGGCGATTTGTTAAACTTAAGGATTGCCCCAATGTTACTAATCCCTTTTGTTGAAAATGCAGTTAAGCATGGCGCTCAAATTACGAATGAACAGAGTAATATTGATATTACCGTCTCCATAAATAATAGCACGCTTCATTTTTGTGTAATAAACTCTAAACCTTCTATGATTTCTGAGTCTGAAAGAAAAGGTATGGGGCTTGAAAATGTAAAAAGACGTTTAAATTTATTATATCCTAATGCTCATGTATTAGAAATTGACGATACGGAAAAAACATATTGTGTAAATTTATCTATTGACTTAACCATTTAA